A region from the Manihot esculenta cultivar AM560-2 chromosome 13, M.esculenta_v8, whole genome shotgun sequence genome encodes:
- the LOC122721521 gene encoding uncharacterized protein LOC122721521 — protein MAAYDGTGNPREHILNYKTFMELQTLSNALMCKVFPTTLTGPARAWFNGLEAGSIRSFGDLANVFISRFIAGVPADRKTSYLEIVRQRRKESLREYVARFNTETLQIPELNENRVVEAMQKGTTSLEFFGLLCRKPPTTLAELMKRVEKYIRQDDALMTSRFAKEATDRGKSPEERRSERYEKRQNKKPEMYRQPWDRREQRPFSPRV, from the coding sequence ATGGCGGCGTATGATGGAACAGGAAACCCGAGGGAGCACATTCTCAACTACAAAACATTTATGGAGCTGCAAACCCTATCCAACGCCTTGATGTGCAAAGTATTCCCTACTACACTTACGGGACCAGCGAGAGCCTGGTTTAATGGTCTGGAAGCCGGAAGCATCAGGAGTTTTGGCGACCTCGCCAATGTTTTCATTAGTCGGTTTATAGCAGGAGTACCGGCTGACAGGAAAACCAGTTACTTGGAAATAGtgaggcaaagaaggaaagagtcTCTAAGAGAATATGtggcccgtttcaatacggagacCCTACAGATCCCTGAACTAAATGAAAACAGGGTagtggaagccatgcagaaaggAACTACCTCCCTCGAGTTCTTTGGCTTGTTGTGCAGAAAGCCTCCTACCACTCTGGCGGAGCTGATGAAAAGGGtagaaaaatacataaggcaagATGATGCCTTGATGACAAGTAGATTCGCCAAGGAGGCAACAGACAGGGGAAAATCCCCGGAAGAAAGGAGGTCGGAGAGATATGAAAAGAGGCAGAACAAAAAACCTGAGATGTACAGACAGCCCTGGGACCGGAGGGAGCAAAGACCATTTTCACCtcgggtgtaa
- the LOC110629883 gene encoding probable LRR receptor-like serine/threonine-protein kinase At4g37250, producing the protein MNSQSNGLHIWWTILAVVVLFLVVQSFGLNTDGILLLSFKFSILTDPLRVLQSWNYNDETPCSWNGVTCGALSRVTGLSLPNSQLLGSIPADLGMIQHLQNLDISNNSLNGSLPFSLFNASQLRFLDLSNNMISGELPETTGSLQNLEFLNLSDNALSGTLPSSLPSLHNLTVVSLKNNYFFGGLPSGFGAFQVLDLSSNLINGSLPQDFGGSNLQYLNISYNKLSGQIPVEFASQNPGNATIDLSFNNLSGLIPNSSIFLNQKAASFIGNPDICGEPSRNPCPILSHSPSFLPNVSSPTSPPAIAAIPKTISSSPATTRPGRAATETQGLRRGTIIGVIVGDIAGAAILGMIFFYVYHLKKRKNVETTIKKEANNAKDTRSSSSSESRGFTRWSCLRKRDNEEESDSPSSDNDDENPGNLENQRPQEQEQNKGGKLVTIDGEKQLELETLLKASAYILGATGSSIMYKAVLEDGTALAVRRIGESHVERFRDFETQFRVISKLVHPNLVRICGFYWGADEKLIIYDFVPNGSLANARYRKVGSSPYHLPWEARLKISKGVARGLSFLHDKKHVHGNLKPSNILLGYDMEPKVGDFGLERLVTGDLSCKSSGSTRNFGSRRSTASRDSFQDFSLGPSPSPSPSPSLIGGLSPYHAPESLRNLKPNPKWDVYSFGVILLELLTGKVIVVDELGQGSNGLVVDDLNRAVRMADVAIRADVEGKEESLLACFKLGYSCASPIPQKRPTMKEVLQVLEKIPSSS; encoded by the exons ATGAACTCCCAAAGCAATGGCCTCCATATCTGGTGGACGATTCTTGCAGTTGTTGTTTTGTTTCTTGTAGTTCAATCTTTTGGGCTTAACACAGATGGtattctcttgctttctttcaAGTTCTCTATTCTCACTGACCCTCTTCGTGTTCTTCAGAGCTGGAACTACAACGATGAGACTCCATGTTCCTGGAATGGAGTTACCTGTGGAGCTCTCTCTCGTGTCACTGGCTTGTCTCTGCCAAATTCTCAGCTTCTTGGTTCTATTCCTGCTGATCTTGGTATGATCCAACACCTCCAAAATCTTGACATATCCAACAATTCTCTCAATGGGTCTTTGCCTTTTTCTCTTTTCAATGCATCCCAACTTCGCTTTCTTGATTTGTCTAATAATATGATCTCTGGCGAGTTGCCAGAGACTACAGGTTCCTTACAAAATCTTGAGTTTCTTAACCTGTCTGACAATGCATTGTCGGGAACCTTACCCTCCAGTCTCCCTAGTCTCCATAATCTAACTGTTGTTTCTTTGAAGAACAATTACTTTTTTGGTGGTCTGCCTAGTGGATTTGGAGCTTTTCAGGTTTTAGATCTTTCTTCCAATCTCATCAATGGATCTCTGCCTCAAGATTTTGGTGGTAGTAATCTCCAGTACTTGAACATCTCTTATAACAAGCTCTCCGGCCAAATTCCAGTGGAATTTGCTTCACAAAACCCTGGTAATGCCACTATCGATCTCTCATTCAATAATCTGTCTGGACTAATACCAAATTCTAGCATTTTCCTGAATCAGAAAGCTGCTTCTTTTATTGGGAATCCTGATATCTGTGGCGAGCCATCAAGAAACCCATGCCCAATTCTTTCTCATTCGCCATCCTTTCTTCCGAACGTATCTTCACCTACCTCTCCTCCAGCAATCGCTGCAATTCCAAAAACAATATCCTCAAGCCCTGCAACCACCCGACCAGGTCGTGCAGCAACTGAGACTCAAGGGCTTAGGCGAGGAACCATCATAGGAGTTATAGTTGGCGACATTGCAGGGGCTGCAATTCTCGGTATGATTTTCTTCTATGTCTACCActtaaagaaaaggaagaacgTCGAAACCACAATCAAGAAAGAGGCTAATAATGCAAAGGACACTCGGTCATCTTCCTCCTCAGAATCAAGAGGATTCACGAGATGGTCATGTTTACGCAAGAGAGACAATGAAGAAGAATCCGATTCCCCTAGTTCCGACAACGACGACGAAAATCCTGGAAATCTCGAAAATCAACGGCCACAAGAGCAGGAACAAAACAAAGGAGGCAAATTAGTGACTATTGACGGCGAAAAACAGCTCGAGCTCGAAACTTTACTCAAAGCATCAGCTTATATACTGGGCGCAACTGGCTCTAGCATAATGTACAAGGCCGTTCTCGAAGATGGGACTGCACTTGCTGTTCGTAGAATAGGTGAGAGCCATGTAGAGCGGTTCAGAGATTTCGAGACCCAGTTCCGTGTTATATCCAAGTTGGTGCACCCAAATCTGGTTCGAATTTGTGGGTTCTATTGGGGGGCCGATGAGAAGCTCATTATCTATGATTTCGTCCCCAATGGCAGCCTCGCCAATGCTCGTTACC GGAAAGTGGGCTCTTCACCTTACCATCTACCGTGGGAGGCCCGACTGAAGATTTCTAAAGGGGTAGCCCGTGGACTGTCTTTTCTCCACGATAAGAAGCACGTGCACGGAAACTTAAAGCCCAGTAATATTCTCTTGGGCTACGACATGGAGCCTAAGGTTGGAGATTTTGGGCTCGAGAGGCTCGTGACTGGTGACTTGAGCTGTAAATCCAGCGGATCAACCCGAAATTTTGGAAGCAGAAGGTCCACAGCCTCTCGCGACAGCTTCCAGGACTTCTCACTTGGGCCCAGCCCAAGCCCAAGTCCAAGTCCGAGCTTGATTGGAGGTTTATCTCCGTACCATGCTCCAGAGTCGTTGAGAAACCTCAAGCCCAACCCAAAGTGGGACGTGTATTCATTTGGGGTTATATTATTAGAGCTGCTCACTGGGAAGGTTATAGTTGTGGATGAATTGGGTCAAGGAAGCAATGGACTAGTAGTTGACGATCTGAATCGAGCTGTAAGGATGGCTGATGTGGCAATTCGAGCTGATGTGGAAGGCAAAGAGGAGTCCTTGCTGGCTTGCTTCAAGTTAGGTTACAGTTGTGCTTCTCCAATTCCACAAAAAAGGCCAACAATGAAAGAGGTGCTACAAGTACTAGAGAAAATCCCATCTTCTTCTTAA
- the LOC110629884 gene encoding microtubule-associated protein RP/EB family member 1C: MATNIGMMDSAYFVGRSEILSWINSTLQLNLSKVEEACSGAVHCQLMDSVHPGIVPMHKVNFDAKNEYEMIQNYKVLQDVFNKLKITKHIEVNKLTKGRPLDNLEFMQWMKRYCDSVNGGALNYNPLERREACKGGKEASKKCGASQPSAKTSTAAAPKSQSSHNPRRNDLSSVNSANQSVKASKPPPSSVPAYDEQITELKLSVDSLEKERDFYFAKLRDIEILCQSPEIENLTVVAAIKRILYAADDDPSVVAEAQAMVSLQQKEALSPIVETSSEEKMNSDSQKRKCIVNYEVDSTLIAALSPRQRLSEATDVHCSGSPLVTY, encoded by the exons ATGGCCACGAATATCGGGATGATGGATTCGGCATATTTCGTCGGCAGATCGGAGATCCTCTCGTGGATCAACTCCACTCTCCAACTCAATCTATCCAAAGTCGAAGAG GCCTGCTCCGGTGCCGTTCACTGCCAGCTAATGGACTCTGTTCATCCAGGGATTGTGCCTATGCACAAGGTCAATTTCGATGCCAAGAACGAGTATGAAATGATCCAGAATTACAAGGTCCTTCAAGATGTCTTCAACAAACTCAAGATCACTAAG CACATTGAAGTGAATAAGCTTACAAAAGGAAGGCCGCTTGATAATTTGGAGTTCATGCAGTGGATGAAGCGTTATTGCGATTCTGTTAATGGAGGCGCTCTCAA TTACAATCCACTGGAAAGAAGAGAGGCATGCAAGGGAGGAAAAGAAGCAAGCAAGAAATGTGGGGCATCTCAACCTTCAGCCAAGACTTCAACAGCTGCCGCTCCTAAATCACAGTCCTCGCACAATCCTCGAAGGAATGATTTGTCCTCTGTGAACTCTGCAAATCAATCTGTGAAAGCTTCAAAACCACCTCCTAGTTCAGTGCCTGCATATGATGAACAG ATCACAGAATTGAAGCTGTCAGTAGACAGTCTTGAGAAGGAAAGGGACTTCTATTTTGCAAAGCTGAGAGATATCGAGATTTTGTGCCAGAGTCCTGAAATTGAAAACTTAACT GTTGTTGCAGCGATAAAAAGAATTCTGTACGCTGCAGATGATGATCCGTCTGTTGTTGCAGAAGCTCAAGCCATGGTATCCCTTCAGCAGAAAGAAGCATTAAGTCCCATTGTTGAGACTTCATCAGAGGAAAAGATGAATTCAGATTCCCAGAAACGAAAATGCATTGTGAACTATGAAGTTGATTCTACTCTCATCGCAGCATTGTCGCCAAGGCAAAGGCTTTCTGAAGCTACCGATGTCCATTGCAGTGGGTCCCCTCTTGTGACTTACTGA
- the LOC122721560 gene encoding uncharacterized protein LOC122721560, producing LLLCQETETIDGQGNVDCRSSAAGQCQEIRNVQVTHQPHPKENSKTSGGVLSNAAASIASTLESARDAIIRN from the coding sequence TTGCTCTTATGCCAGGAGACGGAGACTATAGATGGACAAGGAAATGTGGATTGCCGGTCATCGGCGGCAGGGCAATGCCAAGAGATTAGGAATGTACAGGTGACTCACCAGCCACATCCCAAGGAAAATTCGAAAACAAGTGGCGGTGTTTTGTCTAATGCTGCTGCTTCTATTGCATCTACCCTTGAGTCTGCCAGGGATGCCATCATCAGAAATTGA